Proteins encoded together in one Mugil cephalus isolate CIBA_MC_2020 chromosome 16, CIBA_Mcephalus_1.1, whole genome shotgun sequence window:
- the chmp6b gene encoding charged multivesicular body protein 6, which yields MGNLFGKKKQTRVTEQDKAILQLKQQRDKLRQYQKRINLQLEKERLLAKQLLKDGKKDKALLLLKKKRYQDQLLDKTENQISNLERMVQDLEFAQIERKVIDGLKVGNECLKKMHEVMSIEEVERIMDETQDSIEYQRQIDEMLAGSLSQEDEDAVLAELEAITQGDVELPEVPEDELPDVPLAVDEKPERDRPRKKPEREMLAA from the exons ATGGGAAACCTGTTtggaaagaagaaacaaacccGAGTGACGGAACAAGACAAAGCGATTTTA CAACTGAAACAGCAAAGAGATAAACTGAGGCAGTATCAGAAGAGGATCAACctgcagctggagaaggagagacTTTTAGCCAAGCAGCTGCtgaaggatggaaagaaaga caaagctctcctcctcctgaagaAGAAGCGCTACCAGGATCAACTCCTGGACAAGACCGAGAACCAGATAAGCAACCTGGAGCGCATG GTTCAGGACCTGGAGTTCGCTCAGATCGAGAGGAAAGTCATCGATGGGCTGAAGGTTGGAAATGAATGTCTGAAGAAAATGCACGAG GTGATGTCGATTGAAGAAGTCGAACGGATCATGGATGAAACTCAAGACTCCATCGAGTACCAAAGG CAAATAGACGAGATGTTGGCCGGCTCCTTGTCCCAGGAGGACGAAGACGCTGTCCTGGCTGAGCTGGAGGCCATCACTCAG GGAGACGTGGAGCTTCCTGAGGTTCCTGAGGACGAGCTGCCAGACGTCCCGTTGGCCGTCGACGAGAAGCCAG agcGGGATCGTCCCAGGAAGAAGCCGGAGCGGGAGATGCTCGCCGCGTAG
- the LOC125022655 gene encoding zinc finger and BTB domain-containing protein 49-like isoform X2, whose product MPHSAVFGSNCKTNGNADTDVSIHKVPSDNKRKIELENAQRPEEPRLYSLHFVPVAFQAFNQPPNEPTGADGDKRRLRDNAVPTVFPHNYSKRPREAMVKRSHKSPRKETVDGIMLLCKLPDAAARMYEAVWDPADVHRRITLDHNYADVQQLLAIKEEVPPDLDQQDPELLHIKEEQEELLTSHEERFPFAVVQVKSEGDEEKPPLSQLQLRQTEDEKETESPTSSSAPQMKTEADGEEPARNPNPNSTNKKSSDSSETEVADDEGDGWLSPSSDYKLENGDDEEEELSTDTADEEDYYRHHSNVEIKNLSVHQAQDVSIKHISDVQQLLVIKEEVPSNLSPSLEQQGPGPVHIKEEQEEVLSSQEQEQLHVLEEADVTRFKDSAVKSESDQDKPPSSQLNQSQTGDTAETETPTNIWTERMKSERGGEDVGAREPARNSNPNTHFQPHAHKTSGPENQHSVNKEPESSLNRQKSQRNKSSPQRCLVNKNGFRLVGSQTPFGCSVCGERFNRNGNLKTHMKLHVGEKLLDCDVCAKKFTHRGNLKRHMKVHSQGNPYGCDICGYRYEQLSHLKIHMRVHTINQLFDCREIYTTIT is encoded by the exons ATGCCACATTCTGCTGTTTTTGGGTCTAATTGCAAGACCAACGGCAACGCAGATACTGACGTGAGTATCCACAAAGTTCCTAGTGACAATAAGAGGAAAATAGAGCTGGAAAATGCGCAGCGTCCCGAGGAGCCGCGGCTCTACTCTCTCCACTTCGTGCCGGTCGCATTTCAGGCCTTTAACCAACCCCCAAATGAGCCGACGGGGGCCGATGGTGATAAACGGAGGCTAAGAGACAATGCTGTGCCGACGGTCTTCCCACACAACTACTCTAAAAGGCCCCGGGAAGCGATGGTGAAGCGCTCCCATAAAAGCCCGAGAAAGGAGACGGTGGACGGGATCATGCTACTGTGCAAACTGCCCGATGCAGCAGCTCGGATGTATGAAGCCGTGTGGGATCCGGCAGATGTTCACCGCCGCATAACTCTGGACCACAATTACGCAG ATGTCCAGCAGCTGTTGGCGATTAAAGAAGAAGTTCCCCCCGATCTGGACCAGCAGGACCCAGAACTGCTCCACAtaaaggaggaacaggaggaactctTGACCAGTCATGAGGAACGGTTCCCATTCGCTGTGGTTCAAGTGAAGAGTGAAGGTGATGAAGAGAAACCTCCTCTCTCACAGCTTCAACTAAGACAAACTGAAGACGAGAAGGAGACAGAGTCTCCAaccagcagctcagctccacagatgaaaacagaagCTGATGGAGAAGAACCAGCTCGGAACCCAAATCCAAACAGCACTAATAAAAAGTCTTCGGACTCTTCTGAGACTGAAGTTGCTGATGATGAAGGCGATGGTTGGCTGAGCCCTTCGTCAGATTATAAACTTGAAAATGgtgacgatgaggaggaggaactaAGCACAGACACGGCGGACGAAGAGGATTATTATCGACACCACTCGAATGTTGAGATTAAAAACCTCAGTGTCCATCAGGCGCAGGACGTTTCCATCAAGCACATTTCAG acGTCCAGCAGCTCTTGGTCATTAAAGAAGAAGTTCCCTCTAACTTGAGCCCCAGTCTGGAGCAGCAGGGACCAGGACCCGTCCACATaaaggaggaacaggaagaagtcTTGTCCAGCCAGGAGCAAGAACAGCTTCatgtgctggaggaggctgATGTCACCAGGTTCAAAGACTCTGCTGTGAAAAGTGAAAGCGACCAAGACAAACCTCCGTCCTCACAGCTTAATCAGAGCCAAACTGGAGACACCGCGGAGACAGAGACTCcgacaaacatctggactgaaCGGATGAAATCagaaagaggtggagaagaCGTTGGTGCACGGGAACCAGCCAGGAACTCAAACCCAAACACTCATTTCCAGCCACATGCTCATAAAACCTCTGGACCTGAAAACCAACACAGTGTCAATAAGGAACCTGAGTCAAGTTTAAATCGTCAGAAATCCCAGAGAAACAAGTCGTCTCCTCAGAGATGTTTGGTTAATAAAAACGGTTTCAGACTTGTAGGTTCACAGACGCCCTTTGGATGCTCGGTTTGTGGTGAGAGATTTAACCGAAATGGAAATCTAAAGACCCACATGAAGCTTCACGTGGGAGAGAAACTGCTCGACTGTGACGTGTGCGCAAAGAAATTCACACATCGGGGAAATTTAAAGAGACACATGAAAGTCCACTCACAAGGGAACCCGTACGGTTGTGATATCTGCGGTTATCGATATGAACAACTGAGTCATTTAAAGATACACATGAGAGTTCACACTATAAACCAACTATTTGATTGTCGTGAAATATACACGACGATCACGTGA
- the LOC125022655 gene encoding zinc finger protein 37-like isoform X3, whose product MNQVDYLHQLDTGSLTLEEKLEIKGLGVHQPQDVGRNQTTDVQQLLAIKEEVPPDLDQQDPELLHIKEEQEELLTSHEERFPFAVVQVKSEGDEEKPPLSQLQLRQTEDEKETESPTSSSAPQMKTEADGEEPARNPNPNSTNKKSSDSSETEVADDEGDGWLSPSSDYKLENGDDEEEELSTDTADEEDYYRHHSNVEIKNLSVHQAQDVSIKHISDVQQLSVIKEEVPSNLSPSLEQQGPGPVHIKEEQEEVLSSQEQEQLHVLEEADVTRFKDSAVKSESDQDKPPSSQLNQSQTGDTAETETPTNIWTERMKSERGGEDVGAREPARNSNPNTHFQPHADETSTETEGGDKACMRLHRRKKTLVCDICGQSFTQGVNLNSHMRGHTGEKPYSCNVCEKTFARDCNLSRHMIVHTREKPFACHVCDLRFKHRASLKMHMRVHTGVKPFACVVCGGRFNRSGTLKIHMRLHTGEKPFACDVCGHSYTVKSNLTKHMRVHSQQRPCGCCICGKTFNREAHLKTHMTVHTRKTPWM is encoded by the exons ATGTCCAGCAGCTGTTGGCGATTAAAGAAGAAGTTCCCCCCGATCTGGACCAGCAGGACCCAGAACTGCTCCACAtaaaggaggaacaggaggaactctTGACCAGTCATGAGGAACGGTTCCCATTCGCTGTGGTTCAAGTGAAGAGTGAAGGTGATGAAGAGAAACCTCCTCTCTCACAGCTTCAACTAAGACAAACTGAAGACGAGAAGGAGACAGAGTCTCCAaccagcagctcagctccacagatgaaaacagaagCTGATGGAGAAGAACCAGCTCGGAACCCAAATCCAAACAGCACTAATAAAAAGTCTTCGGACTCTTCTGAGACTGAAGTTGCTGATGATGAAGGCGATGGTTGGCTGAGCCCTTCGTCAGATTATAAACTTGAAAATGgtgacgatgaggaggaggaactaAGCACAGACACGGCGGACGAAGAGGATTATTATCGACACCACTCGAATGTTGAGATTAAAAACCTCAGTGTCCATCAGGCGCAGGACGTTTCCATCAAGCACATTTCAG acGTCCAGCAGCTCTCGGTCATTAAAGAAGAAGTTCCCTCTAACTTGAGCCCCAGTCTGGAGCAGCAGGGACCAGGACCCGTCCACATaaaggaggaacaggaagaagtcTTGTCCAGCCAGGAGCAAGAACAGCTTCatgtgctggaggaggctgATGTCACCAGGTTCAAAGACTCTGCTGTGAAAAGTGAAAGCGACCAAGACAAACCTCCGTCCTCACAGCTTAATCAGAGCCAAACTGGAGACACCGCGGAGACAGAGACTCcgacaaacatctggactgaaCGGATGAAATCagaaagaggtggagaagaCGTTGGTGCACGGGAACCAGCCAGGAACTCAAACCCAAACACTCATTTCCAGCCACATGCTGATGAAACCTCCACTGAAACAGAAGGTGGTGACAAGGCTTGTATGAGacttcacagaagaaaaaaaactcttgtgTGTGATATTTGTGGACAGAGTTTCACTCAGGGCGTAAACCTTAACAGCCACATGAGGGGACACACTGGGGAGAAACCATACAGTTGTAATGTTTGTGAAAAAACATTTGCCCGTGATTGTAACCTCAGCAGACACATGATCGTCCACACAAGAGAGAAACCGTTTGCGTGTCACGTGTGCGATCTGAGATTTAAGCATCGAGCGAGTCTGAAGATGCACATGAGAGTTCACACCGGAGTCAAACCCTTCGCATGTGTCGTTTGTGGTGGAAGATTTAACCGAAGTGGAACTCTGAAGATTCACATGAGACTCCACACGGGAGAGAAACCGTTTGCTTGTGACGTTTGTGGTCACAGTTACACTGTAAAGTCAAACCTGACCAAACACATGAGAGTCCACTCACAGCAGAGACCATGCGGCTGCTGCATATGTGGGAAGACGTTTAACCGGGAGGCTCATCTTAAAACTCACATGACTGTTCACACGAGGAAAACGCCGTGGATGTGA
- the LOC125022655 gene encoding zinc finger protein with KRAB and SCAN domains 8-like isoform X1: protein MPHSAVFGSNCKTNGNADTDVSIHKVPSDNKRKIELENAQRPEEPRLYSLHFVPVAFQAFNQPPNEPTGADGDKRRLRDNAVPTVFPHNYSKRPREAMVKRSHKSPRKETVDGIMLLCKLPDAAARMYEAVWDPADVHRRITLDHNYADVQQLLAIKEEVPPDLDQQDPELLHIKEEQEELLTSHEERFPFAVVQVKSEGDEEKPPLSQLQLRQTEDEKETESPTSSSAPQMKTEADGEEPARNPNPNSTNKKSSDSSETEVADDEGDGWLSPSSDYKLENGDDEEEELSTDTADEEDYYRHHSNVEIKNLSVHQAQDVSIKHISDVQQLSVIKEEVPSNLSPSLEQQGPGPVHIKEEQEEVLSSQEQEQLHVLEEADVTRFKDSAVKSESDQDKPPSSQLNQSQTGDTAETETPTNIWTERMKSERGGEDVGAREPARNSNPNTHFQPHADETSTETEGGDKACMRLHRRKKTLVCDICGQSFTQGVNLNSHMRGHTGEKPYSCNVCEKTFARDCNLSRHMIVHTREKPFACHVCDLRFKHRASLKMHMRVHTGVKPFACVVCGGRFNRSGTLKIHMRLHTGEKPFACDVCGHSYTVKSNLTKHMRVHSQQRPCGCCICGKTFNREAHLKTHMTVHTRKTPWM from the exons ATGCCACATTCTGCTGTTTTTGGGTCTAATTGCAAGACCAACGGCAACGCAGATACTGACGTGAGTATCCACAAAGTTCCTAGTGACAATAAGAGGAAAATAGAGCTGGAAAATGCGCAGCGTCCCGAGGAGCCGCGGCTCTACTCTCTCCACTTCGTGCCGGTCGCATTTCAGGCCTTTAACCAACCCCCAAATGAGCCGACGGGGGCCGATGGTGATAAACGGAGGCTAAGAGACAATGCTGTGCCGACGGTCTTCCCACACAACTACTCTAAAAGGCCCCGGGAAGCGATGGTGAAGCGCTCCCATAAAAGCCCGAGAAAGGAGACGGTGGACGGGATCATGCTACTGTGCAAACTGCCCGATGCAGCAGCTCGGATGTATGAAGCCGTGTGGGATCCGGCAGATGTTCACCGCCGCATAACTCTGGACCACAATTACGCAG ATGTCCAGCAGCTGTTGGCGATTAAAGAAGAAGTTCCCCCCGATCTGGACCAGCAGGACCCAGAACTGCTCCACAtaaaggaggaacaggaggaactctTGACCAGTCATGAGGAACGGTTCCCATTCGCTGTGGTTCAAGTGAAGAGTGAAGGTGATGAAGAGAAACCTCCTCTCTCACAGCTTCAACTAAGACAAACTGAAGACGAGAAGGAGACAGAGTCTCCAaccagcagctcagctccacagatgaaaacagaagCTGATGGAGAAGAACCAGCTCGGAACCCAAATCCAAACAGCACTAATAAAAAGTCTTCGGACTCTTCTGAGACTGAAGTTGCTGATGATGAAGGCGATGGTTGGCTGAGCCCTTCGTCAGATTATAAACTTGAAAATGgtgacgatgaggaggaggaactaAGCACAGACACGGCGGACGAAGAGGATTATTATCGACACCACTCGAATGTTGAGATTAAAAACCTCAGTGTCCATCAGGCGCAGGACGTTTCCATCAAGCACATTTCAG acGTCCAGCAGCTCTCGGTCATTAAAGAAGAAGTTCCCTCTAACTTGAGCCCCAGTCTGGAGCAGCAGGGACCAGGACCCGTCCACATaaaggaggaacaggaagaagtcTTGTCCAGCCAGGAGCAAGAACAGCTTCatgtgctggaggaggctgATGTCACCAGGTTCAAAGACTCTGCTGTGAAAAGTGAAAGCGACCAAGACAAACCTCCGTCCTCACAGCTTAATCAGAGCCAAACTGGAGACACCGCGGAGACAGAGACTCcgacaaacatctggactgaaCGGATGAAATCagaaagaggtggagaagaCGTTGGTGCACGGGAACCAGCCAGGAACTCAAACCCAAACACTCATTTCCAGCCACATGCTGATGAAACCTCCACTGAAACAGAAGGTGGTGACAAGGCTTGTATGAGacttcacagaagaaaaaaaactcttgtgTGTGATATTTGTGGACAGAGTTTCACTCAGGGCGTAAACCTTAACAGCCACATGAGGGGACACACTGGGGAGAAACCATACAGTTGTAATGTTTGTGAAAAAACATTTGCCCGTGATTGTAACCTCAGCAGACACATGATCGTCCACACAAGAGAGAAACCGTTTGCGTGTCACGTGTGCGATCTGAGATTTAAGCATCGAGCGAGTCTGAAGATGCACATGAGAGTTCACACCGGAGTCAAACCCTTCGCATGTGTCGTTTGTGGTGGAAGATTTAACCGAAGTGGAACTCTGAAGATTCACATGAGACTCCACACGGGAGAGAAACCGTTTGCTTGTGACGTTTGTGGTCACAGTTACACTGTAAAGTCAAACCTGACCAAACACATGAGAGTCCACTCACAGCAGAGACCATGCGGCTGCTGCATATGTGGGAAGACGTTTAACCGGGAGGCTCATCTTAAAACTCACATGACTGTTCACACGAGGAAAACGCCGTGGATGTGA